The Lutibacter sp. A64 genome segment ATTATTAAATTTTCTTGCGCATTTATTTGTAAACAAAATGAGAATACGAAAATTAATAAAAGGATTTTTTTGTGAATTTTAAACATCTTATAGTTAATTTTAATTTATTATGATTTATACAATGTTGACTGTTAACTGTAATCAATTCTGATTGTTACACTATTTTAAATAATTGATTTATTAATTTTTGTAATATATTTTGTGTTTTAATAATTCCTGCGGATTTCCACCTACTAAAATTTCAAACTCACCAAGTTCTATAACCCAGTTATTATCAATCCCTATACTTTCTAGATCTTTAGTAGTTAACTTAAACTCAACTGTTTTTGCTTCACCTGCATTTAAATTAATTTTATTAAAACGAATTAATTTTTTTGCATCTGGAGAAACTGTTGCCACTAGGTCTTTTACAAATACTTCTACCACTTCATTTCCTGCTCTATCTCCTGTATTTTTTACCGTAACTGAAACTTTAAATCCCTCTGAATTTGATAGCGTATCTTTATCTATATTTAAATTTGAATATTCAAAAGTTGTGTATGAAAGTCCGAAACCAAACTCAAATTGTGGGTAAAAACCATCGTATCCCCAACTTATATCTCTTATATCGGCTTTTTTATAATAATAAGGCAATATATTTCCTGTATACTTTGGATAGGTATATGGCAACTTTCCACTTGGATTTACATTACCAAAAACCACATCTGCTATAGCTCTTCCACCTTCTTGCCCTGGTAAATATGTCATAATAATTCCATCAACTAAAGGTTCAATATCTTTTATAATCCTAGGTCTTCCTTGTACTAAAACTAAAATAATTGGCTTTCCAGTTTTAGCTAATTTTTTAACTAAATCTTGTTGTGCTTTAGGTAAATCTAGTTCATTTATATCTGAAGGTTTTTCAGATGCTGGAATTTCACCAACACAAACTACAATATAATCTGCATTTTTTGCTTTTGAAACTGCTACATCAGAATTGATATCATCTAAATAATCTGTACCTGCTACAAACTCCACATTTTTGGCTCCAACTTGTTTTTTTACAGCATCTAAAATTGTAAGTTTTGTTGGATCATTATATTTGGTTTCTCTTCCTAAAAAAGAACGAGACCAAGCTCCGTTTAGCATATTTATTGAATTTGCCGCATAACCAGTTACCAATATTTTTTTGGTGGAAGGCAACGGTAAAATTTCATTTTTATTTTTTAATAAAGTTATTGCTTCACTTGCTGTTTTATAATTGGCTGCTATATGTTTTTCGCTTCCAAATTCGGGATACTCATTTGGGTTGTTATAAGGCGTTTCAAAAAGATTTAAGTAAAATTTTAATCTTAAAATTCGTGTTACAGCATCATCAACCCTTTCTTTTGAAATTTCGCCAGCCTCTACTAATTCAACAATAAAATCTACAACATCTATATCATACGGATTCATTAATAAATCAATTCCAGAGTTTACCGCTAATTTTGTTGCTTCTCGTTTATCTTTAGCAGATGCATGTGCCTCAACTAAAAATTCAACATCACTGAAGTCTGAAATCACCACTCCTTTATAATCCATTTCACCTTTTAAAATATCTGTGATATAATAAGTGTTTAAATGGCAAGGAATTCCGTTTACAGCATTAGAGCTTATCATTATTCCCATAGCGCCATTTTCAACAGCTTTTTCAAAAGGAGGTAAAAAATATTGACGTAAACTGTTTTCTGGAATAATAGCATTTGCTCTATCTTTTCCATTTCTACCTGCTCCATAACCCACAAAATGTTTTACACAAACAGCAGTACTAGTTGCATTTTCCAACCCTTTTTCTTGAGATCCTTGAATGTACGCCTTAGTCATTTCTGAAATCAAATATGGATCTTCACCAAAGCTCTCTCCAATTCTACCCCAAAGTGGGTTTGTTGCAACGTCTGCATTTGGGTTAAAATTCCAAGGAAGTGATGCCGCTCTAGATTCATAAGAGGTTATTTCACCACCAATTCTAGAAAGCTCTGTATTCCAAGTAGCTGCAACAGCAATTTGATGTGGAAACATAACAGAACCATTTACATAATTTGCTCCGTGAATATTATCAATACCATATAAAATAGGGATTCCTAAACGCGATTTTTGCATTGCAGAATCTTGAATTGTTTTTACTATTTGATACCAAACTTCTTTTTCTGGTATAAATCCGGGTGTATTATGAATAGATCCAATTGCATAATCAACTATAAATTTTTTGAATTTATCTTTATTAAAATCAGCACTATCTTTTGGTTCCCAATAACCTCCTTTTAAAATTGCAGGCAAACCTATGTTTAACATTTGGCCAGCTTTTTCTTTTAAGGTCATTTGAGATAAAATATCTTGAATTTTTGATTCAATTTCAACAGATTGAACACTTTTATTTGTTGAAGTTTCAGTACTATTTTCTTTTTCTGAACAAGACAACAGTACTATTGCTACTATAAAAAGTTGGATTATTTTTTTCATTTAAATTTAGTTTACTGTAAAATTTGACACTATTAAATAGTTTTATTTCTATTTTCTATCTTTAAAATTTTCATCATTTTTAAAATTAAAATAAATTATATTTCAACCTAAATTACTCCCCTTCATAAGAGAACCAATCAAATAAAGCATGGTTTTCAGACTTTACACCGTTACTTGATGCATACATTCCAATTCCAGCACCGTTAAATTGATTACCATTTCCATCAGCAATTACTTTTAAACTTTGAGAACCCTCTATTTCTTTCATTTTGTTAAGAGATTCACCGTAACTAAATCTCACATCATTATTCTTACCTTCAGCTCTTAATATAACTTCAATTTTATTGTATGGAACCCTAATAACCTCTTCTTTTACACCTTTAAAACTTTTTATTAAAACCAAATCATTTTTCTCTTTTAGTAGGAGATAATAATTTTTATTAGTTCTATAAATTGCTAATCCAGCTTGTTCATTTTGCTTACCAGTTTTAAAGCTTAGTTTTGTGGTAGCCGTAAACTTATGATCCTCAATTCTTTTTATAATTAAAGAAGAATTCCCCAAGCTATCCAATACTTCTGACCGAAGTTTAATTTTTAACTGACCATTTTTAATAATGTGAAATTTTTGCTTAGGTATTCTGATAAAACACCATTCCAAACCAAGCTCATGACCTTCAAAATCATCTTTAGAAGACTTAACTTTAAAAGGAAACCAAGGTAAATTTGGACGCTCTTGTTCTTTTAATACTTTCCCTTTCCCATTATTAAAAATAGGTGTTTTATCTTCAAATTCTACTTTAGATAAAAATGTTTCACGAGCTAAAGTGGTTTGACCTTCTATTACTCTTTTTCCAAGTGTTACGGCCCACCATTCTCCATTTTGAGTTTCTACTAAATCACCATGTCCTACAGCTTGTATAAGAGATTTAACTCCAAAATGTCTGTGGGTTAATACTGGATTAATTAAATCAGCAACATATGGTCCCCAAATTGATTCACTATGATGAACTGATAAAGCGTGGTATAAACCAGTTCCTCCTTCTGAAAGCAACAACATATAATTACCGTTAATTTTATATAAGTGAGGCCCTTCAGTATAGGAGGCATTATTCGCATGACCATAGGTTAATATTTTTCGTTCGCCAACTAATTTTTGCTGCTCTAAATCAAGTTCCTGTAACCAAATACCACATTGTGTTGGCCAATCTTGCTTTGAAATCCAATTCTGCCCAGTATAGTAACATTTTCCATCATCATCCCACATTAAGGATGGGTCTATTCCAGGTGCATCTTTCAGCCAAATTGGGTCTGACCAAGGTCCCGCAGGGTCTGTAGCCGTTATATAAAAATTACCATCACAATTGACACAGGTGGTTATTAAATAAAAAATTCCTTCGTGATATCTAATAGTTACGGCATAAACTCCTTGGGTACTTTCTAATCCATCAAAGTTTAATTGATCTGGGCGATCAATTGCATTTCCAATTTGTTCCCAATTCACTAAATCTCTACTATGGTAAATTGGAATACCTGGATACCAAATAAAAGTAGAATTAGCTAAATAATAATCTTCTCCAACTCTTACTATTGAAGGATCTGGATGGTAACCTGGTAAAATTGGGTTTTTGAAATTGTTTAAGACAGTTTGTCCGAACA includes the following:
- a CDS encoding glycoside hydrolase family 3 N-terminal domain-containing protein; amino-acid sequence: MKKIIQLFIVAIVLLSCSEKENSTETSTNKSVQSVEIESKIQDILSQMTLKEKAGQMLNIGLPAILKGGYWEPKDSADFNKDKFKKFIVDYAIGSIHNTPGFIPEKEVWYQIVKTIQDSAMQKSRLGIPILYGIDNIHGANYVNGSVMFPHQIAVAATWNTELSRIGGEITSYESRAASLPWNFNPNADVATNPLWGRIGESFGEDPYLISEMTKAYIQGSQEKGLENATSTAVCVKHFVGYGAGRNGKDRANAIIPENSLRQYFLPPFEKAVENGAMGIMISSNAVNGIPCHLNTYYITDILKGEMDYKGVVISDFSDVEFLVEAHASAKDKREATKLAVNSGIDLLMNPYDIDVVDFIVELVEAGEISKERVDDAVTRILRLKFYLNLFETPYNNPNEYPEFGSEKHIAANYKTASEAITLLKNKNEILPLPSTKKILVTGYAANSINMLNGAWSRSFLGRETKYNDPTKLTILDAVKKQVGAKNVEFVAGTDYLDDINSDVAVSKAKNADYIVVCVGEIPASEKPSDINELDLPKAQQDLVKKLAKTGKPIILVLVQGRPRIIKDIEPLVDGIIMTYLPGQEGGRAIADVVFGNVNPSGKLPYTYPKYTGNILPYYYKKADIRDISWGYDGFYPQFEFGFGLSYTTFEYSNLNIDKDTLSNSEGFKVSVTVKNTGDRAGNEVVEVFVKDLVATVSPDAKKLIRFNKINLNAGEAKTVEFKLTTKDLESIGIDNNWVIELGEFEILVGGNPQELLKHKIYYKN
- a CDS encoding glycoside hydrolase family 43 protein gives rise to the protein MTNLKFVLSIIIGLIISLNMFGQTVLNNFKNPILPGYHPDPSIVRVGEDYYLANSTFIWYPGIPIYHSRDLVNWEQIGNAIDRPDQLNFDGLESTQGVYAVTIRYHEGIFYLITTCVNCDGNFYITATDPAGPWSDPIWLKDAPGIDPSLMWDDDGKCYYTGQNWISKQDWPTQCGIWLQELDLEQQKLVGERKILTYGHANNASYTEGPHLYKINGNYMLLLSEGGTGLYHALSVHHSESIWGPYVADLINPVLTHRHFGVKSLIQAVGHGDLVETQNGEWWAVTLGKRVIEGQTTLARETFLSKVEFEDKTPIFNNGKGKVLKEQERPNLPWFPFKVKSSKDDFEGHELGLEWCFIRIPKQKFHIIKNGQLKIKLRSEVLDSLGNSSLIIKRIEDHKFTATTKLSFKTGKQNEQAGLAIYRTNKNYYLLLKEKNDLVLIKSFKGVKEEVIRVPYNKIEVILRAEGKNNDVRFSYGESLNKMKEIEGSQSLKVIADGNGNQFNGAGIGMYASSNGVKSENHALFDWFSYEGE